The following coding sequences are from one Phenylobacterium glaciei window:
- a CDS encoding bifunctional helix-turn-helix transcriptional regulator/GNAT family N-acetyltransferase: MTPDPIAAIRGFNRFYTRTIGVLEEAYLGTPLSVAEGRVLYEIAKAPEGLTPKAISGVTGLDAGYLSRILKRFEREALTTRAPSPEDGRSITITLAAKGAEIFSGLDAASNQVVERIIAGLDDGQRGRLTRAMTEVRSLLDPGPAPEVILRPHRPGDMGWIIEQHGEVYTREYGWDSRIESLTARVCADFLANFDPTLEHCWIAERGGERLGSIFLVKGEAPGQAKLRLLMLTPAARGLGLGKRLVAECVAFAQAAGYAEVVLWTHAVLTAARGIYAAAGFEMIDSWTHADLGPEQVSETWRLTL, from the coding sequence ATGACCCCCGACCCCATCGCCGCCATCCGCGGCTTCAACCGCTTCTACACCCGCACGATCGGGGTGCTGGAGGAGGCCTATCTGGGCACGCCGCTGAGCGTCGCCGAGGGCCGGGTGCTCTACGAGATCGCCAAGGCGCCGGAGGGCCTGACGCCCAAGGCCATCAGCGGGGTCACCGGCCTGGACGCGGGCTACCTGTCGCGCATCCTCAAACGTTTCGAGCGCGAGGCGCTGACGACGCGCGCGCCTTCGCCGGAGGACGGCCGCAGCATCACCATCACCCTGGCGGCCAAGGGGGCCGAGATCTTCTCAGGGTTGGACGCGGCGTCGAACCAGGTGGTGGAAAGGATCATCGCGGGGCTGGACGACGGCCAGCGCGGGCGGCTGACCCGGGCCATGACCGAGGTTCGGAGCCTGCTGGATCCGGGGCCTGCGCCGGAGGTGATCCTGCGCCCGCACCGGCCCGGCGACATGGGCTGGATCATCGAACAGCACGGCGAGGTCTATACGCGGGAGTACGGGTGGGATAGCCGCATTGAGAGCCTCACCGCCCGGGTCTGCGCTGACTTCCTCGCCAATTTCGATCCGACGCTGGAGCACTGCTGGATCGCCGAGCGGGGCGGCGAGCGGCTTGGCTCCATCTTCCTGGTCAAGGGGGAGGCGCCGGGCCAGGCCAAGCTGCGCCTGCTGATGCTGACGCCGGCCGCCCGCGGCCTGGGGCTGGGCAAGCGGCTGGTGGCCGAGTGCGTGGCCTTCGCACAGGCCGCCGGATACGCCGAGGTGGTGCTCTGGACCCACGCGGTGCTGACAGCCGCGCGCGGCATCTACGCCGCCGCTGGGTTCGAGATGATCGACAGCTGGACCCATGCCGATCTGGGGCCTGAGCAGGTGTCGGAGACCTGGCGCCTGACCCTCTGA
- a CDS encoding PaaI family thioesterase, with protein MTQDTGMPFANLMGVAITDPSKDKVIGKLLVRADLCTSGHILHGGAIMAFADALGAVGGFLNLPVGSRTTTIESKTNFVGSAKEGTTVTGEATALHVGRSSSVWQTRITGEDGRLVAIVIQTQMTVALAEKPAD; from the coding sequence ATGACCCAAGACACCGGCATGCCCTTCGCCAACCTGATGGGCGTGGCGATCACCGATCCCTCCAAGGACAAGGTGATCGGCAAGCTCCTGGTTCGCGCTGACCTCTGCACCTCCGGCCATATCCTGCACGGCGGAGCGATCATGGCCTTCGCCGACGCCCTGGGCGCGGTCGGCGGCTTTCTGAATCTGCCGGTCGGCTCGCGGACCACCACCATCGAGAGCAAGACCAACTTCGTCGGCTCGGCCAAGGAAGGGACGACGGTGACCGGCGAGGCCACGGCTCTGCACGTCGGCCGGTCCTCGAGCGTCTGGCAGACCCGGATCACGGGCGAGGACGGCCGGCTGGTGGCCATCGTCATCCAGACCCAGATGACCGTGGCCCTGGCCGAAAAGCCCGCCGACTAA
- a CDS encoding EVE domain-containing protein: MAHWLMKSEPEKFSYEDLVRDGKTVWDGVRNNQAALYLKAMKVGDEALFYHSQKGLEVVGICKVAREAFLDPSDPAGRFVAVEVTPVRKLKQPVSLAAMKANPALAEMKMFRQFRLSVCPVESAEWKAILAMAGE, from the coding sequence ATGGCCCACTGGCTGATGAAGTCCGAGCCCGAGAAGTTCAGCTATGAGGACCTGGTCCGCGACGGCAAGACTGTCTGGGACGGGGTGCGCAACAACCAGGCCGCCCTCTACCTCAAGGCCATGAAGGTGGGCGACGAGGCCCTCTTCTACCACTCCCAGAAGGGGCTGGAGGTGGTGGGGATCTGCAAGGTGGCGCGCGAGGCCTTCCTCGATCCCAGCGACCCGGCGGGCCGCTTCGTCGCCGTGGAGGTCACCCCGGTGCGCAAGCTGAAGCAGCCTGTCAGCCTGGCGGCGATGAAGGCCAACCCGGCGCTCGCCGAGATGAAGATGTTCAGGCAGTTTCGCCTCTCGGTCTGCCCCGTCGAGTCCGCCGAGTGGAAGGCGATCCTGGCCATGGCCGGCGAGTGA
- a CDS encoding aspartate-semialdehyde dehydrogenase, giving the protein MGYRVAVVGATGNVGREMLNILEEVQFPIDKIHAIASRKSIGVEVSFGEKIIKCQDVEQFDFSTVDVVLMSVSGTFSKEWSPKIGAAGPIVIDNSSAFRMDPDVPLVVPEVNPDDVSWAHRKNIIANPNCSTAQLVVALKPLHDRAKIKRVVVSTYQSVSGAGKEGMDELFDQTKNVFVLGATPPKKFPKQIAFNVIPFIGSFQDDGYTDEEQKMWNETHKMIDPAIKLTVTCVRVPVMVGHSEAVNIEFHEHLDEDEARDLLRESPGLIVIDSRNDQGYMTPKEAQGEFPVFVSRIRNDPTVEHGLNLWVVADNLRKGAALNAVQIAQLLHERGLIKTKAIASA; this is encoded by the coding sequence ATGGGCTATCGCGTAGCCGTCGTCGGCGCCACGGGTAATGTGGGCCGCGAAATGTTGAACATCCTTGAGGAGGTTCAATTCCCCATCGACAAGATTCACGCCATCGCCAGCCGCAAGTCGATCGGCGTCGAGGTCTCGTTCGGCGAGAAGATCATCAAGTGCCAGGACGTGGAGCAGTTCGACTTCTCCACCGTCGACGTGGTGCTGATGAGCGTGTCTGGAACCTTCTCCAAGGAATGGTCGCCCAAGATCGGCGCCGCCGGTCCCATCGTCATCGACAACTCCTCGGCCTTCCGGATGGACCCCGACGTCCCCCTGGTGGTGCCGGAGGTGAACCCCGACGACGTGAGCTGGGCGCACAGGAAGAACATCATCGCCAACCCCAACTGCTCGACCGCCCAGCTGGTGGTGGCCCTGAAGCCGCTGCATGACCGGGCCAAGATCAAGCGGGTGGTGGTCTCGACCTACCAGTCGGTCTCCGGGGCCGGCAAGGAAGGCATGGACGAGCTGTTCGACCAGACCAAGAACGTATTCGTCCTGGGGGCGACGCCGCCCAAGAAGTTCCCCAAGCAGATCGCGTTCAATGTCATCCCCTTCATCGGGTCGTTCCAGGACGACGGCTACACCGACGAAGAGCAGAAGATGTGGAACGAGACCCACAAGATGATCGACCCGGCCATCAAGCTGACGGTCACCTGCGTGCGCGTCCCGGTCATGGTCGGCCACTCCGAAGCGGTGAACATCGAGTTCCATGAACACCTCGACGAGGACGAGGCCCGCGACCTGCTGCGCGAGAGCCCGGGCCTGATCGTCATCGATAGCCGCAACGACCAGGGCTACATGACGCCCAAGGAAGCGCAGGGCGAGTTCCCGGTCTTCGTCAGTCGCATCCGCAACGACCCCACCGTCGAGCACGGCCTGAACCTCTGGGTCGTGGCCGACAACCTGCGCAAGGGCGCCGCCCTGAACGCGGTGCAGATCGCCCAGCTCCTGCACGAGCGCGGCCTGATCAAGACCAAGGCCATCGCCAGCGCGTAA
- the rarD gene encoding EamA family transporter RarD — protein MTETASINRTALGAGILCYFIWGFVPLAFQAIGHLGVGPWETLAHRTVWGAPTALIFVLLAKQWGQVVGVFRQPKVLAWLALSASLIAVNWMVFIWAVNSGRVLESSLGYYITPLINMAAGTLLFRERMDRIGVAAICLAVVGSVIQAVALGHLPLVSLALAFSFGGYGVVRKQVQADAQTGLFIECLLLAIPSFFFVLWLEHQGAGHFLASPATIAWLIASGPITAVPLVLFAWAARRIPLSFMGFLQFIGPTIAFAIGVRQGEAFTPLRAISFVFIWGGAAVFTYGAWRRSRALPSPVVA, from the coding sequence GTGACTGAGACCGCCTCGATCAACCGCACGGCGCTCGGCGCAGGCATCCTCTGCTACTTCATCTGGGGCTTCGTGCCGCTCGCCTTCCAGGCCATTGGCCACCTGGGCGTCGGTCCCTGGGAGACGCTCGCCCACCGGACGGTCTGGGGGGCGCCCACCGCCCTGATCTTCGTGCTGCTGGCCAAGCAGTGGGGCCAGGTGGTGGGCGTGTTCCGCCAGCCCAAGGTGTTGGCCTGGCTCGCCCTGTCGGCGAGCCTGATCGCCGTCAACTGGATGGTGTTCATCTGGGCGGTCAATTCCGGTCGGGTGCTGGAATCCAGCCTCGGCTACTACATCACCCCGCTGATCAACATGGCCGCCGGGACCCTGCTGTTCCGCGAGCGCATGGACCGCATCGGCGTCGCCGCCATCTGCCTCGCCGTGGTGGGTTCGGTGATCCAGGCCGTGGCGCTTGGCCATCTGCCCCTGGTCTCCCTGGCCCTGGCCTTCTCCTTCGGCGGCTACGGCGTGGTGCGCAAGCAGGTCCAGGCCGACGCCCAGACGGGCCTGTTCATCGAGTGCCTGCTCCTGGCCATCCCCAGCTTCTTCTTCGTGCTCTGGCTGGAACATCAGGGGGCAGGCCACTTCCTGGCCTCGCCTGCCACCATCGCCTGGCTGATCGCCTCGGGGCCTATCACGGCTGTGCCGCTGGTGCTGTTCGCCTGGGCGGCGCGGCGGATCCCGCTGTCGTTCATGGGCTTCCTGCAGTTCATCGGCCCCACCATCGCCTTCGCGATCGGGGTGCGTCAGGGCGAGGCCTTCACCCCGCTGCGCGCCATCTCCTTCGTCTTCATCTGGGGCGGCGCGGCGGTGTTCACCTACGGCGCCTGGCGTCGTAGCCGGGCCCTGCC